In the Verrucomicrobiia bacterium genome, one interval contains:
- the ruvA gene encoding Holliday junction branch migration protein RuvA, with protein sequence MIAHVYGEVAEKFIGSVIIDVNGVGYEVQVPAGEYDALQLHDTAKLYTHHHVREQAEELYGFSTLAGKRLFELLITVQGVGPKAALAILSLGSSEAVRSAIAAGDGAYIQGASGVGKRTADRVVVDLKDKVGISGGTHITELRPQKDDALEAMMALGYTLRQATEALDGIDQSLSVEEKIRTALKRLARQ encoded by the coding sequence ATGATTGCCCATGTTTACGGAGAAGTTGCAGAAAAATTTATTGGCTCAGTTATTATTGACGTTAATGGCGTTGGCTACGAAGTGCAGGTGCCAGCCGGCGAGTACGACGCTTTGCAGCTGCACGACACGGCAAAGCTCTACACGCATCATCATGTACGCGAACAGGCCGAAGAATTATACGGATTTTCTACCCTTGCCGGGAAGAGGTTATTTGAGCTATTAATTACCGTGCAGGGTGTTGGACCGAAGGCGGCGCTGGCGATTTTAAGCCTGGGGAGTAGCGAGGCGGTACGTTCGGCGATTGCAGCTGGCGACGGCGCTTATATTCAGGGGGCGAGTGGCGTTGGGAAGCGCACGGCCGACCGAGTGGTGGTGGACTTGAAAGACAAAGTCGGCATAAGCGGCGGCACGCATATAACAGAACTGAGGCCACAAAAAGACGACGCTCTTGAAGCCATGATGGCGTTGGGCTACACTTTGCGGCAGGCCACGGAGGCGTTGGATGGAATTGATCAGAGTCTTTCGGTTGAAGAAAAAATTCGTACTGCCTTAAAGCGGCTGGCGCGGCAGTAG
- the ruvB gene encoding Holliday junction branch migration DNA helicase RuvB yields the protein MAIERIVQTTVDQTVPEEEILEISLRPKRFHEYIGQERLKKNLQLAITAAKKRGEPIDHVLLYGPPGLGKTTMATVIANEMGAAIRVTAGPAIERAGDLASILTNLNEGDILFIDEIHRLSRTVEEVLYSAMEDFKLDIVIGKGPAAHSVRLDLPKFTVVGATTRTGALAAPLRDRFGIIHRLEFYTPQEVQQIIERAAEILGVAIHPKASASLATRARLTPRIANRLLKRVRDYADVNGDGIIDHPTAHKALELLEIDELGLDTADRNLLAAIIENYRGGPVGVETLAAITGDERSTIEDFYEPYLLQIGFLERTPRGRKVTHKAYAHLGLSAPDTQSAA from the coding sequence ATGGCTATCGAACGGATTGTGCAAACAACGGTGGATCAAACGGTTCCAGAAGAAGAAATTCTGGAGATAAGTTTGCGTCCGAAACGGTTTCACGAATATATCGGGCAAGAACGTTTAAAGAAAAACTTACAACTGGCAATAACCGCCGCAAAAAAACGTGGTGAACCGATCGATCATGTATTGCTTTATGGCCCACCAGGGCTCGGTAAAACCACCATGGCCACGGTGATCGCTAACGAAATGGGAGCGGCGATTCGGGTGACTGCCGGGCCGGCAATCGAGCGGGCAGGCGACCTCGCAAGTATCCTGACCAATCTAAATGAAGGGGATATCTTGTTTATAGATGAGATCCATCGCCTCAGCCGCACGGTTGAAGAGGTACTTTATAGCGCCATGGAAGATTTCAAGCTCGATATTGTGATCGGCAAGGGGCCGGCGGCGCATAGTGTGCGACTTGACCTACCCAAATTTACTGTTGTGGGTGCTACAACACGAACTGGCGCGTTAGCAGCACCTTTGCGTGATCGGTTTGGGATTATTCATCGGTTAGAATTTTATACGCCACAAGAAGTGCAGCAAATTATCGAGCGGGCCGCGGAAATCCTCGGTGTCGCTATTCATCCGAAGGCTTCGGCCAGCCTCGCGACTCGGGCCCGGCTTACTCCAAGGATTGCTAATCGTCTTCTTAAGCGGGTGCGAGATTACGCTGATGTGAATGGTGACGGCATAATTGATCATCCCACTGCCCATAAAGCGCTGGAGCTGCTCGAAATTGACGAGCTTGGCCTTGATACTGCCGATCGCAATCTTCTCGCAGCGATCATCGAGAATTACAGGGGTGGCCCAGTAGGTGTTGAAACACTCGCGGCGATTACCGGTGATGAGCGTTCGACAATTGAAGACTTTTACGAGCCCTATCTGCTACAGATTGGCTTCCTCGAGCGCACGCCGCGGGGGCGAAAGGTGACCCATAAGGCTTATGCACATCTTGGCCTATCGGCTCCTGATACGCAATCGGCTGCGTAG
- a CDS encoding PH domain-containing protein, producing the protein MKKDQQPPQYPQSPHIQPPSAPLQPDPAAQPVAYDQAGRPLFAHPPSSGTAQDAAPQVVYMARPLQPQDPVIPEEIRRKHEESKRKYPFLNLSEGEYVVSAITRHPIGLLSVWLAEGVAIALFAALGIHATTPDGAQLLNSLGLNFDAMMGIGILVIILLFLLGWVGTIIYLGNKFFLTNESVIQFIQTGLFSRKEQTISLQNVEDASFRQHGILQHLLDYGSIRLSTEGEETTYRFHFAINPRKQISILNNAVEAFKNGRPVMPNDD; encoded by the coding sequence ATGAAGAAAGACCAGCAACCACCTCAGTATCCGCAATCGCCACACATTCAGCCACCATCGGCGCCGCTGCAGCCCGACCCAGCAGCGCAGCCGGTAGCTTATGATCAAGCCGGTCGACCGCTCTTTGCTCATCCACCAAGCTCTGGTACCGCTCAAGATGCAGCGCCGCAAGTCGTCTACATGGCGCGGCCATTGCAGCCGCAAGATCCGGTAATACCCGAGGAGATTCGGCGTAAACACGAGGAATCAAAACGCAAATATCCTTTTCTTAACCTGAGCGAAGGCGAATATGTTGTCAGTGCTATAACTCGTCATCCAATTGGTCTTTTGTCGGTATGGCTAGCCGAAGGAGTGGCGATTGCGCTGTTTGCAGCGCTTGGCATCCACGCCACAACTCCTGATGGCGCCCAGCTACTAAATTCGCTGGGGCTTAACTTCGATGCGATGATGGGCATCGGTATTTTAGTGATCATTCTACTCTTCTTGCTCGGTTGGGTCGGGACGATTATTTATCTTGGCAACAAGTTCTTCTTGACTAACGAAAGTGTGATTCAGTTTATTCAAACTGGTTTGTTTTCGCGAAAAGAACAGACAATCAGCTTACAAAACGTCGAAGATGCCAGTTTTCGTCAACATGGTATTTTGCAGCATTTGCTTGATTACGGCTCGATCCGGCTATCGACCGAAGGTGAAGAAACCACGTATCGCTTTCATTTTGCCATTAACCCGCGTAAACAAATTTCCATTTTGAACAATGCGGTTGAAGCCTTCAAAAACGGCCGGCCAGTGATGCCTAACGACGATTAG
- a CDS encoding prepilin-type N-terminal cleavage/methylation domain-containing protein, producing the protein MKNYARGFTVVELLVIIVITIGAGALFIIQKNDLEMLARDTQRKTAINAMHQSLEEVFFKEHKFYPEKITAEILPSVDPQLLTDPAGNKIGDAKSTYRYDPTNCSQGKCEGYTLRTSLEKEADYVKTNR; encoded by the coding sequence ATGAAGAATTATGCACGCGGATTTACGGTAGTTGAGCTTTTAGTAATAATTGTGATTACAATTGGCGCTGGCGCGCTGTTTATTATCCAGAAAAATGACCTCGAGATGCTTGCCCGCGACACCCAGCGTAAAACCGCCATTAACGCCATGCACCAGAGCTTAGAAGAAGTATTCTTTAAGGAGCACAAATTTTATCCAGAAAAAATCACCGCCGAAATTCTGCCCTCAGTTGATCCACAGCTACTGACGGATCCCGCTGGTAACAAAATTGGTGATGCAAAAAGCACCTATCGCTATGATCCAACTAATTGTAGCCAAGGAAAGTGCGAAGGTTACACGCTCCGCACTAGCCTCGAAAAAGAAGCTGATTACGTCAAAACGAATCGTTAA
- the recA gene encoding recombinase RecA: protein MAETTKKTAKKESSADDGKLKALGLAVEQITKQFGDGSIMKLGEGHRAHVELIPSGSLSLDLALGGGYPKGRIIEIYGPESSGKTTLTLHAIAEVQRQGGTAAFIDAEHALDPSYAKRLGVDTDNLLVSQPDNGEQALEITETLVRSNAVDLIVVDSVAALVPQAEIEGDMGDSHMGLQARLMSQALRKLTGIINKSKATVVFINQIRMKIGVMFGNPETTTGGNALKFYASVRLDIRRTGQIKVGEDITGNRTKVKVVKNKIAPPFRVAEFDIMYNEGISKTGDVLDLAVQHGVVGKAGAWFDYNDAKIGQGREATKAYLKEHSDVMAEIEAKVREKVAAEEV, encoded by the coding sequence ATGGCAGAGACGACGAAAAAGACTGCAAAGAAAGAATCAAGTGCTGATGATGGTAAGCTGAAGGCCTTGGGGCTAGCAGTTGAGCAAATCACCAAGCAATTCGGCGACGGCTCGATCATGAAGCTTGGTGAAGGGCACCGGGCGCATGTTGAGTTAATTCCGTCAGGCTCGTTGAGCTTGGACCTTGCTTTGGGCGGCGGCTACCCCAAAGGGCGTATTATTGAAATTTACGGGCCAGAAAGCTCAGGTAAAACCACCTTAACGCTCCATGCTATTGCCGAAGTGCAGCGCCAGGGTGGCACGGCGGCCTTTATTGATGCCGAGCACGCGCTTGACCCGAGCTACGCCAAGCGGCTTGGAGTTGATACTGATAACCTGCTGGTGAGTCAGCCAGATAACGGTGAACAAGCACTCGAAATTACCGAAACTTTGGTGCGGTCAAACGCGGTTGATTTAATTGTGGTCGACTCGGTGGCGGCACTGGTACCGCAAGCTGAAATTGAAGGTGATATGGGCGATAGCCACATGGGCCTACAGGCACGGCTGATGAGTCAGGCACTCCGCAAGCTGACCGGTATTATTAATAAGTCAAAAGCGACGGTTGTCTTTATTAACCAAATTCGCATGAAGATTGGCGTGATGTTTGGTAACCCAGAAACCACTACTGGTGGTAATGCTCTAAAGTTTTACGCATCGGTGCGGCTCGATATTCGCCGTACTGGCCAGATTAAGGTGGGCGAAGATATTACCGGCAACCGCACCAAAGTGAAAGTCGTGAAAAACAAGATTGCGCCGCCATTCCGTGTGGCAGAATTTGACATTATGTACAACGAAGGTATTTCTAAAACTGGCGATGTGCTTGATCTTGCCGTGCAGCACGGAGTTGTTGGTAAGGCTGGTGCCTGGTTCGACTATAACGATGCTAAGATTGGCCAGGGCCGTGAAGCTACCAAGGCCTACCTTAAAGAACATAGCGATGTTATGGCCGAAATTGAAGCTAAAGTCCGCGAAAAAGTTGCCGCTGAAGAGGTGTAG
- a CDS encoding RecX family transcriptional regulator: MPKVTAIKGAVKTKGRYNIFIDGSFSFSLSEAQLIDSGVRVGLEITEQRLAGLKDDSAFGKAYARALEYIFRRPRSRKEIETYAYRKQWPPEMTAKIVKKLEEKNYINDTAFAESWVRSRQATKPSSKRKLTLELRQKGVDAASIEQALEENDFDELGELRRIVDKRRHRYTDEQKFMAYLARQGFSFDAIKQVLRESEDS, encoded by the coding sequence ATGCCTAAAGTAACTGCCATCAAGGGCGCCGTAAAAACCAAAGGTCGCTACAACATATTTATTGATGGGTCGTTTTCGTTCTCGCTTAGTGAAGCCCAGCTGATTGATAGCGGTGTCAGGGTTGGGCTCGAGATTACCGAACAACGTCTGGCTGGGCTAAAAGACGACAGCGCGTTTGGTAAAGCCTACGCGCGCGCATTAGAGTACATTTTTCGACGACCGCGCAGCCGCAAAGAGATTGAAACGTATGCCTACCGGAAGCAGTGGCCACCCGAAATGACGGCTAAGATCGTCAAGAAGCTAGAAGAGAAAAACTATATAAACGATACGGCTTTTGCCGAATCGTGGGTGCGCTCGCGCCAGGCTACGAAACCCAGCAGTAAAAGAAAACTGACACTTGAACTACGGCAAAAAGGCGTGGATGCGGCCAGCATAGAGCAGGCGCTGGAAGAAAATGACTTTGATGAACTAGGAGAATTGCGGCGAATTGTCGACAAGCGACGGCACCGTTATACGGATGAACAGAAGTTTATGGCGTATCTGGCGCGTCAGGGGTTTAGCTTTGATGCTATTAAACAAGTCTTGCGCGAAAGCGAAGATAGCTAG
- the pilM gene encoding pilus assembly protein PilM: MSKLFYRDKPIIGLDFSQTSIKVMDCDPRRNKVFGYGSIDLDPVKAQQAFDEGDSDYLASCIEQLLKDKLVGTVQSNHAVVSIPTARTYTRSFSLPASAEKNLSEAITLEAEQYIPVPLSQLYSDYEIIERTNETISVLLCAVPQRIVDVCLAACKAAGLRVILVEPSISAVARLLTHTEEGGLSTVIVDVGPATTDIAILDGSIRVTGGIAIGGNTFTLDIAKKLHVTLENAHQLKVLHGLNAGPRQAKILEAVEPNLKRIVTEVRKVMRYYTERIGVGKKIEQVVIVGGGSNIPGLGDYFTNSLVMPARIASPWQILDFNTLEQPPRQFKPRYITVAGLASIAPEDVWK, encoded by the coding sequence ATGAGTAAATTATTTTACAGGGACAAGCCGATCATTGGTCTCGACTTTAGTCAAACGAGTATTAAAGTCATGGACTGCGACCCGCGCCGTAATAAGGTGTTTGGGTATGGTTCGATTGATCTCGACCCGGTAAAGGCCCAGCAAGCTTTCGACGAGGGTGACAGCGACTACTTAGCTAGCTGCATTGAGCAACTACTAAAAGACAAACTTGTCGGAACCGTTCAGAGCAATCATGCCGTGGTAAGCATCCCAACTGCCCGCACCTATACCCGTTCATTCAGCCTGCCGGCAAGTGCCGAAAAAAACCTCAGCGAGGCCATTACGCTTGAGGCCGAGCAGTATATTCCGGTGCCACTATCACAGCTCTATAGCGATTATGAAATTATCGAGCGTACCAACGAAACTATCTCGGTACTCCTTTGTGCGGTACCACAACGAATTGTCGATGTCTGTTTAGCTGCCTGCAAAGCCGCTGGGCTTCGGGTCATACTGGTTGAGCCGAGCATAAGCGCCGTCGCTCGCTTACTTACTCACACCGAAGAAGGTGGGCTCTCGACGGTAATTGTTGATGTTGGGCCGGCAACCACCGATATTGCCATTCTCGATGGCTCTATTCGGGTGACCGGCGGTATCGCTATCGGAGGCAACACGTTTACGCTTGATATCGCCAAAAAGCTGCATGTCACCCTAGAAAATGCCCATCAGCTTAAAGTACTTCATGGGTTAAACGCCGGGCCACGACAAGCAAAAATCTTAGAGGCGGTCGAACCAAACTTAAAGCGAATCGTCACTGAAGTCCGAAAAGTAATGCGCTATTACACTGAACGCATTGGCGTTGGCAAAAAGATTGAACAAGTAGTGATTGTCGGGGGTGGATCAAATATCCCTGGTCTTGGTGACTACTTTACCAACTCCCTGGTTATGCCGGCGCGAATCGCCAGCCCGTGGCAAATCCTCGATTTTAATACGCTCGAACAGCCGCCGCGTCAGTTTAAGCCGCGCTACATCACTGTCGCGGGGCTAGCGAGCATCGCCCCGGAGGATGTCTGGAAATGA
- a CDS encoding type II secretion system F family protein — translation MAFFSYQAVNKSGSIINGTVEATDRPGALEALSREGLRPVSLKEQRQKASFDIKRLFKKRVKADSLVMFTRQLSTMVSAGVPLFRALTGLQANTEDAMLKEVLEQVSKDIQGGSTLADAFAKHPQVFSDVYINMTRAGETAGILDTILKRLALQQEKNAAIRKKVRSAMTYPMILLVITVGAFFGLMIFVVPQIGAIIKDLGGPDAELPLITQVMLGLSGFMQTFWYLIIGGIAAIFFLVSRYIQTPTGKRKFHQLLLRVPIVKNVIKKVALARFARTFAALLGAGVSVIESLKVTGRAIGNVVYEEDVARAIDEVKNGKQLSEALKKSSLFPPLISQMLAVGEETGQTDTVLIKVADFYDEEVDATIESLSSVIEPVMIVIMGAMVGLIAASVMGPISSLAQNIKQ, via the coding sequence ATGGCATTTTTTTCGTATCAAGCGGTAAATAAATCCGGCAGCATTATAAATGGCACGGTCGAAGCGACTGATCGCCCAGGCGCGCTTGAAGCGCTCAGCCGTGAAGGGCTCCGGCCGGTCAGCCTGAAAGAGCAAAGGCAAAAGGCATCATTTGATATTAAACGCCTCTTCAAAAAACGAGTAAAGGCTGACAGCTTAGTGATGTTTACCCGGCAGCTGAGCACCATGGTCAGTGCCGGCGTGCCGCTGTTTCGCGCCCTGACCGGCCTGCAGGCCAACACCGAAGATGCCATGCTCAAAGAAGTACTTGAACAGGTCAGCAAAGATATCCAAGGCGGCTCCACGTTAGCCGATGCATTCGCCAAGCACCCCCAAGTTTTTAGCGATGTCTACATCAATATGACCCGCGCCGGCGAAACGGCTGGTATTCTTGATACCATTTTGAAACGGCTAGCGCTTCAGCAAGAAAAAAACGCTGCCATTCGTAAAAAAGTCCGTAGCGCCATGACCTACCCGATGATCCTTTTGGTCATCACGGTCGGGGCATTCTTTGGCCTGATGATATTTGTCGTACCGCAAATTGGCGCTATCATCAAAGATCTTGGTGGACCCGATGCTGAATTACCACTGATTACCCAAGTGATGCTTGGCCTCAGCGGCTTTATGCAAACCTTCTGGTACTTGATTATCGGGGGTATCGCTGCGATCTTTTTCTTGGTATCGCGCTACATCCAAACACCAACTGGTAAGCGAAAATTTCATCAGCTACTGCTACGGGTACCAATAGTTAAAAATGTCATTAAAAAAGTGGCGTTGGCTCGTTTCGCCCGGACCTTTGCTGCCCTGCTCGGTGCCGGCGTCAGTGTAATCGAATCATTAAAAGTAACTGGTCGGGCAATCGGCAATGTTGTCTACGAAGAAGATGTTGCCCGGGCAATTGACGAAGTCAAAAACGGCAAGCAGCTTTCTGAAGCCCTCAAAAAAAGTAGCCTGTTTCCGCCACTGATTTCCCAAATGCTGGCAGTCGGTGAAGAAACCGGCCAAACTGACACCGTACTTATAAAAGTAGCCGACTTTTATGACGAGGAAGTCGACGCCACCATCGAATCGCTCAGCTCGGTAATTGAGCCGGTCATGATTGTTATTATGGGTGCCATGGTGGGATTAATTGCTGCCAGCGTGATGGGGCCGATTAGTAGCCTGGCCCAAAACATTAAACAGTAA
- a CDS encoding ATPase, T2SS/T4P/T4SS family — protein sequence MRISDATIEALIQSSGYVTPEQMAELKDEQAANHRPLQDLVIRHGLLTDQQLTELYARYADIPYIEIDPREVPSEALLLIPERVARQYNAVVFKVVDGVRYLAMEDPDDIQAVNFIEKQIGTDVKIHIATHENILQVLDNYRADVDKELSNVIQVQKDDSDEDDNQAERVSEADIAEDSPIAKTVNLLLEYAIRSNASDVHIEPREEYVQVRYRIDGVLQEANRLPRNVLDALVSRIKILSNLKIDERRVPQDGRFKITISGHTYALRVSTLPVTDGEKVAMRILDEDNSALSLEQLGYWGQALTTVSEAITQPYGMVLVTGPTGSGKSTSLFSILTILNRQTVNISTIEDPVEYKIQGVNQTQVNPKAGMSFAAGLRALLRQDPNIIMVGEIRDSETANLAVQAALTGHLVLSTLHTNNASTTLPRLLDMNIEPFLIASTIRTVVGQRLVRKLCRNCRVSYSPSKDQAAEVARLFGIEKSLATVHKLETEAAKQNIGNLPADELSSSSTAITRLWKASEAGCDECNHLGYRGRIGIYEALPNSDTIQKLIVSNATSAVIQDQAIKDGMVTMQMDGLIKVLRGETTIEEILQATRE from the coding sequence ATGAGAATTTCTGACGCCACAATTGAAGCGCTCATTCAATCGAGCGGCTATGTCACGCCGGAGCAGATGGCCGAGCTTAAAGACGAGCAGGCCGCCAATCACCGGCCGCTCCAAGATTTGGTTATTCGTCATGGGCTGCTCACCGACCAACAGCTCACCGAGCTGTACGCCCGCTACGCCGATATTCCGTATATCGAAATCGACCCGCGCGAAGTGCCCAGCGAAGCCCTGCTGCTCATTCCCGAGCGGGTTGCCCGTCAATACAACGCGGTGGTATTTAAAGTGGTTGATGGCGTCCGGTATTTGGCCATGGAAGACCCGGACGATATCCAGGCGGTTAACTTTATTGAAAAACAAATCGGGACCGATGTAAAAATTCATATTGCGACCCACGAAAATATCCTCCAGGTGCTCGATAACTACCGGGCCGATGTTGATAAAGAGCTTAGTAACGTTATTCAGGTCCAAAAAGATGACAGCGACGAAGACGACAATCAGGCCGAGCGTGTCTCGGAAGCCGATATTGCCGAAGATTCGCCAATCGCGAAAACTGTTAACTTGCTGCTTGAATACGCCATTCGTTCGAATGCCTCTGATGTTCATATTGAACCGCGTGAAGAATATGTGCAGGTGCGCTATCGAATTGACGGCGTACTCCAAGAAGCTAATCGGCTGCCACGTAACGTGCTTGATGCGCTGGTGAGCCGCATTAAAATCTTAAGTAACCTCAAGATTGATGAACGACGCGTACCACAGGATGGCCGCTTTAAAATTACTATTTCTGGCCACACTTATGCTCTGCGCGTGTCAACCCTACCGGTAACTGATGGTGAAAAGGTGGCGATGCGTATTTTAGATGAAGACAACTCGGCGTTATCGCTTGAACAGCTAGGTTACTGGGGTCAGGCTCTTACAACCGTTTCTGAAGCTATTACCCAGCCCTATGGTATGGTACTGGTGACCGGCCCAACTGGTTCCGGGAAATCGACCAGCTTATTTAGTATTTTGACGATTCTCAACCGACAAACGGTCAATATTTCTACCATTGAAGACCCTGTGGAATACAAGATTCAAGGCGTCAACCAAACCCAGGTTAACCCAAAGGCGGGCATGAGCTTTGCAGCTGGGCTTCGGGCGCTTTTACGCCAAGACCCAAATATTATTATGGTGGGCGAGATTCGTGACTCCGAAACTGCCAATTTAGCAGTGCAGGCCGCACTCACTGGCCACTTGGTGCTGAGCACCCTGCACACCAACAACGCCTCAACCACTCTTCCCCGCCTGCTTGATATGAATATTGAACCATTCTTAATTGCCAGTACCATTCGTACGGTTGTTGGCCAGCGCTTGGTGCGCAAGCTGTGTCGTAATTGCCGCGTATCGTACAGCCCTAGCAAAGATCAAGCCGCCGAAGTCGCCCGGCTGTTTGGTATTGAAAAATCCCTGGCTACCGTTCATAAGCTTGAAACCGAAGCCGCAAAACAAAATATCGGTAATCTTCCGGCCGATGAACTAAGCTCAAGCTCAACCGCCATCACTCGCCTGTGGAAGGCCTCAGAAGCCGGCTGCGATGAATGCAACCACCTTGGTTACCGCGGCCGTATAGGAATTTACGAAGCTTTGCCGAATTCTGATACAATCCAAAAACTGATTGTGAGTAATGCCACCAGCGCCGTCATTCAAGACCAAGCAATTAAGGACGGGATGGTGACTATGCAGATGGATGGGCTGATTAAAGTGCTTCGCGGTGAAACAACCATCGAAGAAATTTTACAGGCAACCCGAGAGTAA
- the tsaE gene encoding tRNA (adenosine(37)-N6)-threonylcarbamoyltransferase complex ATPase subunit type 1 TsaE yields MKQHEIRIISEGMMRAFGKHLAHYVKGGDCLELVGDVGAGKTTFVKGLGEGLGITEDIQSPSFTISRVYQAPSGLELHHYDFYRLPDAGVLEYEFAESLANPRAITVVEWADVVHDILPTSHIRLKIVATGETNRRVGLSGMENFEMNL; encoded by the coding sequence ATGAAGCAACACGAAATCCGTATTATCTCTGAAGGCATGATGCGTGCTTTTGGAAAGCACCTGGCTCACTATGTCAAAGGCGGCGACTGCCTTGAGCTGGTGGGTGATGTTGGCGCCGGCAAAACCACTTTTGTCAAAGGGCTTGGTGAGGGCCTAGGTATCACTGAAGACATACAAAGCCCCAGCTTCACAATTAGCCGAGTGTACCAAGCGCCTAGTGGCCTGGAACTGCATCATTACGACTTTTACCGTTTGCCCGATGCGGGAGTGCTCGAATACGAATTTGCCGAATCTCTGGCTAATCCGCGGGCAATTACCGTGGTGGAATGGGCCGATGTGGTGCACGACATTTTACCCACCAGCCATATTCGTTTAAAAATTGTCGCCACCGGCGAAACCAACCGTCGGGTCGGCCTTAGTGGTATGGAAAATTTTGAGATGAACCTATGA
- the tsaB gene encoding tRNA (adenosine(37)-N6)-threonylcarbamoyltransferase complex dimerization subunit type 1 TsaB, whose translation MILAIKTDTPTCEIQLVPENGQPHMYTWEAGRELAKGLLAFIEAKLTEAGTDWDSVSGIIVFKGPGSFTGLRIGITVANTIAYASDIPIVGTGGDTWATDGLKRLQNSENDKLVLPEYGAEPHITKAKK comes from the coding sequence ATGATTTTAGCAATTAAAACCGATACTCCAACCTGTGAAATCCAGCTGGTGCCCGAAAACGGCCAACCCCACATGTATACCTGGGAAGCTGGGCGTGAACTCGCGAAGGGGCTACTTGCTTTTATTGAAGCTAAGCTCACTGAAGCGGGGACCGATTGGGACAGCGTGTCTGGAATTATCGTTTTTAAAGGCCCCGGGAGTTTTACGGGTCTACGGATTGGTATTACCGTTGCTAATACTATTGCTTATGCCAGTGATATCCCAATAGTTGGTACTGGAGGCGACACTTGGGCCACTGACGGCCTTAAACGTCTGCAAAACAGCGAAAACGATAAGTTAGTACTTCCAGAATACGGCGCTGAACCACATATTACCAAGGCTAAAAAATAA